Below is a genomic region from Phycobacter azelaicus.
TGCAATCATCTCCTCCCAGATGGCCAGCCATGCCCGTGCACCCGGCGGCAGCTATGCCTATCGCGCCTCAAAGGCTGCAGCACTCAATATCGGTCGCAATCTGGCATCAGATCTCAAGCCTGACGGAATTGCGGTTGGTATCTACCATCCCGGTTGGGTGCGCACCGATATGGGCGGTATGGAAGGGGATATCTCGGTAGAGGAGTCTGTTGAGGGTCTTCTGCACGAATTCGATGTGCTCGACATGTCCACGACGGGCTGTTTTCACACTTGGGACGGTCGCATCCACGCCTATTGAAACCCGCATCCAGTTTGACGGGAGTGCAAAATAAAAAAGCCAGAGCGGCAAAGCTCTGGCTTTTCGCATTTTGTGAATGAAAGCGGGTCGCTTTTAGTCCCAGCAGCTCACCAGTACGGTCATGCCGCTGGCCTGACGCACCAGGGCTTCATTCGGCAAAGCCGCGCCGCTGCCTGCAGGAACAAACATCGGGATATTCGCGGCGATCAGCGCCTCGCGCAACGCAGCCGCGTTGACGCCGAAGCTGACACCTTCGGGCAGCTGCCGTCCTTTGATCTCTTGCGGAAGCAGCATGCCGAGAACCGCACCGGAGGCATCAAGAACCGGACCGCCCGCATCGCCAGCCTGCGCCGAAAGATCAAGGCGGATCACGCCGGTGTTGCCGTCCAGGCTTTTGACATCCTCGAGAACGCCAAAGGTCAGGCTGGGAGCGCCAAGTACCCCCTCGTAGGAGAACCCGGAGGCCGCGACCTCTGATTTCAGGCGCGGGGACTGGGTGCTTAGACCGGCAACCGCCATGGGCGCAAGCCGCTCTACCGGCTGCAGGATCGCAAAGCCGCTCTCCGGAGCGTTGGCCGTCACCGTGGCCTGATAGCCGTGATCCAGGGTGATCCGGCTGCAACCCGCAACCACGTCGGATGTGGTGATCACGGCTCCATTCTGGCTCACAAAGAAGCCAGAGCGTGACAGGCGCGGCTTGCGCACCTCCAGGTCGGCCAGGAGATCGACGCTTTGGCTCAGGTCGCTTCCCGCCGTGTCCTCAAGAACGCCATCGATCCGGGCAAAGCTCTCGCGCATGGCGGCCAGAACGCGGGTGCGGCGGGCTTCGTCGCCCGCAGGCCAGATCAGGGTAAAGCCCTTGATCTGCCCGCCGTTCAGGCTGGCTTCGGTGTAGGAGACGATCTGCCCGTTGCGCCCCTCGATCGTGAAGCTGTCGCTGCTGCGTTCGCGCGGGCCGGTCAGAGGCACGATTTCAAGGGTCTGCATGATGTCATAGAGACCAAACAGGGTATTCTTGTCGCCGCGCTGGCTGATCAGCAGAACGCGAGCACCGAGGTCGCCGCTGCTGTCGTAATGGGCGAAGGGCGACTCATAGCGGGCAAAGGTTACCTCTGCCGCCGGGATCTGCATGGAAATGCCTGCGCGGGAGTCCAACACCTCTGCCATGCCCACCGAGATCAGTGGCGCATTGTAGTCATCCATCAGGAGCTTACGCTGCGCAGTGGTCAGTACGCCGGTGGGGTCGAACCCTTTGCTCAGCTGCCAGTCGGACATGGCGCCGCGGGTGCCGCGGCCAAAGGATCCGTCGATTGCGGAGTCGTAGAAGCCGGCTGCCCTGAGCGCGATCTGGAGCTCCTTTTTCTCGTCGCGGCTCAGCGCTTGCTCGCTACGGCGCGCCTGGGCAGGTGTTTCATCGGGCAAAGTCAACTGCGGTTCGGGCGTTGTGACCGCGGGAGCGGCACTCACCTCCGGTGCGACGGGGGCAGTTGCAGTTGCCTGATCCCGCGCGCCCACCGGGTAGAACTGGTTGCGCAGGTTTTCCTGAAAGGCGATGAAGCTGTCGCGCGGGATTTGTCCTTCGGTGCGATAGACTTGCAGAACGCGCTCGGCATCCTGACGCGTATAGGGGCCAAGCACGATACCGTACCAACCTGCGCCCAAGGTAAAGCCGGCAACATCCGGCAGGCGCGATGCAAATTCCTGCGCCTCTGCCTGGGCCTCGCTCAGGGACGGCCGCGCAGCGATCTGGATCCAGACGGTATCCTGGCTTGCCTGTTGCGCATGGGCGGATCCGCCAAAGGCAATCATAATCGTGGTGACCGCCAGCAGCAGGGCGGATGAAATTCTTTTCATTGCAGGACCTCTATCCCGATGGGGTAAATTGTTGCCGGGCAGATAAGCACTTTAGGAGGACAAAGCAAACTCCCGGTAAACGGGGAATTCGTCTCTTGATGCAGCATTCCATCACCTTTGTTGCCCGTGCGGCTGCAAGAGGCCGACAACGGTGCTCCGTGCAAGACTAGCCGTTGACGCTCGGCAGGGGGTTGCATAGGAAGAACCCCGCATTCTTTGACCTGAAAAGATGTCCCAGAGAGGGATCTGACATGACCCAGAACACCACTGCCGCTGCCGCCTCCACGGGCGCTCCACGTTCCTTTCAGGAGATCATCCTGCGGCTTCAGTCCTATTGGGCATCCAAGGGATGCGCCATCATGCAGCCCTATGATATGGAAGTCGGAGCAGGCACCTTTCACCCGGCAACAACGCTGCGCTCTTTGGGGTCTGCGCCTTGGGCCGCGGCTTATGTGCAGCCCTCGCGCCGCCCCACCGACGGGCGCTACGGTGAAAACCCCAACCGCCTGCAGCACTACTACCAGTACCAGGTCCTTATCAAACCCTCGCCGCCGAACCTGCAGGAGCTCTATCTCGGCAGTCTTGAGGCCATCGGCATCGATATGGACCTGCACGACATCCGCTTTGTCGAGGACGACTGGGAAAGCCCGACCCTAGGCGCCTGGGGCCTTGGCTGGGAAGTCTGGTGCGACGGGATGGAAGTCAGCCAGTTCACCTATTTCCAACAGGTCGGCGGCCATGATTGCGCGCCTGTCTCGGGTGAGCTGACCTACGGGCTTGAGCGTCTTGCGATGTATGTCCTTGGCATTGATCATGTGATGGACATGCCCTTTAACGACCCCGATGCGCCGATCCCGCTGACCTATGGCGACGTGTTCAAGCAGACCGAGGAAGAATACGCCCGCTGGAATTTTGATGTCGCGAACACCGACGTCCTGCTGCGCCACTTTGAAGAGGCAGAGGCCGAGTGCACGACCATTCTCGCGCAGGAGCATATCGACCCCAAGACCGGCAAGCGCATCATTATGGCGCACCCAGCCTATGACCAATGCATCAAGGCCAGCCACATTTTTAATCTCCTCGATGCGCGCGGAGTCATTTCCGTGACCGAACGTCAGGCCTATATCGGTCGGGTGCGGGCGCTTGCCAAGCAATGCGCCGACGCATTTGTACAAACCGAAGCAGGTGGCCAGGCCGCCTGAGGGTCAGACCTGAGGGGAAGAAACGCCATGATGGGCAAGGTTATCGGGATTGTGTTGGGCATCTGCGCTTTGGTTGCGGGTGTGTCCATGTATTACCTGCAAGTCTATGGGTTCTATGAGGATGTGACGCCGCAGCCTGGGCTTGATGTGGTTCTGACGCCGCTGGATGGAACTGAGCCGCGCCCGATACCTTATGGTGATTTTCAGGCGATCGATGCGGAAAGCTCTCCGATCCGCTACCGCGCCTGTTTTACGACAGACGTGATACCAGAGGATCTGGCCTCGGAATTCGCGACTTCTGACCTCAACGTGCCACGCAACGCGCCGGGTTGGTTCGACTGTTTTGACGCTGCCGAAATCGGCACGGCACTGAAAGAAGGCTCTGCCACTGCATTCCTGTCGGTCAAGAACATCTCTTACGGGGTGGACCGGATTGCGGTCATCGGTGCGGACGGACGTGGCTTTGTCTGGCATGAGCTGAACAATTGCGGCGAACAGATCTACAATGGCAGTGCCATCGTCACCGAAGCCTGCCCGCCGCGCCCAGAAAGCGAGTAAAGCCGGACCGCGAATGTCCGGGTGAACAGGAGCGCTGCCCCCGATGCTCATTCCGGATTTCATCACGGTAACGCTTGGATTGGCGGTCTTCCTCGGTGGGGGGATGCTCAACAAGAGGTTCGGTTTGTTGCGGCGACTGAACATTCCCGAGGCCGTCAGTGGAGGTTTGCTCGCCTCGCTTTTCCTGATGGGCGTTTATCTCGTTTTGGATGTTGAGATTGTCTTCGAGCTGGAGGCTCGCGACTTCTTTCTGGTGATGTTTTTTGCCGGAATTGGGCTGAATGCGCGGCTCGGAGATTTGATCTCTGGCGGGCGGCCCTTGATGATCCTGCTGGCGCTGACCCTGCTCACGATCCTTTCGCAGAACCTGATCGGTGGTGCCGGGGCGGCGATATTCGGATATCCGGCGCAGGCCGGTGTACTCTTTGGATCGGCGGCGCTGATCGGCGGGCACGGCACGGCGATTGCCTGGGCGCCCGAAGTTGCTGCGGCGACCGGTCTGAGCGCCGCACAAGAATTGGGCGTTGCCGTCGCAACGCTGGGCCTTGTTTTGGCGGCTATCATTGGCGGACCGATCGCCGGCTATCTGATCCAGCGCGATGCCCTGACGCCGGATCGACCCGATCAGGGGCCAATTGCGGGCCTTGCCACACCAAACGGAGCGCCACCTCAGATCATTACGCCTGATGGTGTCATGCGCAGCCTTCTCTATCTCAACTTTGCGATCATTCTGGGTTATGCAGGCTGGGAGGGACTCGAGACACTGGGTGTCAAACTGCCGCTCTTTGTACCGTGCCTTGTGGCGGGCATCTTCATCGCAAACCTGCGCGCGCTGCTGTTTCCGGCGGCTCCGGCCGTCGCCCGAACGCCATCGCTCGCGTTGATTTCGGAGGTCTCTCTAGGGATTTTCCTCGCGATGTCGTTGATGAGCCTGCAGCTCTGGACCATTGCTGACCTCGGTCCTGCCATCCTTGCCGTAATGCTGGGACAGACGCTCTTTACGGTGCTGTTCGTCCTGCTGGTGCTGTTTCCATTGCTGGGTGGCGGCTATCGTGCCGCCGTGCTGGCGGCCGGCTTTGGCGGCTTTGCCCTTGGCGCCACGCCCACGGCCATTGCCAATATGACCGCTGTGACCAAACGCTATGGCCCATCACCTATTGCCTTTGTGGTGCTCCCCCTTGTATCCGCCTTCTTTGTTGATATTGCCAATGCAATCGTCATCCAGACGATCGTGAACTTCTGAGGATCCCAGATGCCCGACCTGCTGATTGAACTGTTCTCCGAGGAAATCCCGGCCCGCATGCAGGCGCGTGCGGCGGAGGATCTGAAAAAGCGGATGACCGACGGTTTGGTCGAGGCGGGTCTGACCTATGCCGCAGCCCACGCCCTGTCGACACCGCGCCGCCTGACGCTGGCCGTTGAGGGTCTGCTGGCCGAAAGCCCCACCATCCGCGAAGAGCGAAAGGGGCCCAAGGTCGGCGCGCCGGACAAGGCGGTCGAAGGCTTCCTGCGCGGCGCCGGGATCGATCGGGATCAACTAGAAGAGCGCGACACGCCCAAGGGCGCCGTCTATTTTGCGACAATCGAAAAGCCGGGCCGCCCGGCCGCCGAGATCATCGCGGAAGTACTGGAAACAACCATCCGTAACTTCCCCTGGCCCAAATCCATGCGCTGGGGGGCTGGGTCTTTGCGCTGGGTGCGCCCTTTGCAGTCGATCCTGTGCATCCTGACGGATGAGGGCGGCGCCGAGGTGGTTCCCTTCGAAATCGAAGGCCTGAAGGCCGCAGACAGCACCAAGGGTCACCGCTTCATGGCGCCGGATGCCTTCTCGGTCGCCTCCTTTGAAGACTACACAGCCAAGCTGAAACGCGCTCATGTGATCCTCGACCCGGCAGAGCGCGCGGATACCATCTGGCATGACGCCACCAACCAGGCCTTTGCCGCCGGTCTGGAAGTGGTCGAGGACAAGGGCCTTCTGGCCGAGGTTGCTGGGCTGGTCGAATGGCCCGTGGTCCTGATGGGCAAGATCGATGATGATTTCCTGGGGCTGCCGCCCGAGGTGCTGCAGACCTCGATGAAAGAGCATCAGAAGTTCTTTTCGGTCCGCAACCCCAAGACGGGCCGTATCGAGGGCTTTGTCACCGTGGCCAACCGCGAAACCGCCGATCACGGCGCAACCATTCTCG
It encodes:
- a CDS encoding DUF6446 family protein yields the protein MMGKVIGIVLGICALVAGVSMYYLQVYGFYEDVTPQPGLDVVLTPLDGTEPRPIPYGDFQAIDAESSPIRYRACFTTDVIPEDLASEFATSDLNVPRNAPGWFDCFDAAEIGTALKEGSATAFLSVKNISYGVDRIAVIGADGRGFVWHELNNCGEQIYNGSAIVTEACPPRPESE
- a CDS encoding glycine--tRNA ligase subunit alpha, whose product is MTQNTTAAAASTGAPRSFQEIILRLQSYWASKGCAIMQPYDMEVGAGTFHPATTLRSLGSAPWAAAYVQPSRRPTDGRYGENPNRLQHYYQYQVLIKPSPPNLQELYLGSLEAIGIDMDLHDIRFVEDDWESPTLGAWGLGWEVWCDGMEVSQFTYFQQVGGHDCAPVSGELTYGLERLAMYVLGIDHVMDMPFNDPDAPIPLTYGDVFKQTEEEYARWNFDVANTDVLLRHFEEAEAECTTILAQEHIDPKTGKRIIMAHPAYDQCIKASHIFNLLDARGVISVTERQAYIGRVRALAKQCADAFVQTEAGGQAA
- the gltS gene encoding sodium/glutamate symporter: MLIPDFITVTLGLAVFLGGGMLNKRFGLLRRLNIPEAVSGGLLASLFLMGVYLVLDVEIVFELEARDFFLVMFFAGIGLNARLGDLISGGRPLMILLALTLLTILSQNLIGGAGAAIFGYPAQAGVLFGSAALIGGHGTAIAWAPEVAAATGLSAAQELGVAVATLGLVLAAIIGGPIAGYLIQRDALTPDRPDQGPIAGLATPNGAPPQIITPDGVMRSLLYLNFAIILGYAGWEGLETLGVKLPLFVPCLVAGIFIANLRALLFPAAPAVARTPSLALISEVSLGIFLAMSLMSLQLWTIADLGPAILAVMLGQTLFTVLFVLLVLFPLLGGGYRAAVLAAGFGGFALGATPTAIANMTAVTKRYGPSPIAFVVLPLVSAFFVDIANAIVIQTIVNF
- a CDS encoding trypsin-like peptidase domain-containing protein; this translates as MKRISSALLLAVTTIMIAFGGSAHAQQASQDTVWIQIAARPSLSEAQAEAQEFASRLPDVAGFTLGAGWYGIVLGPYTRQDAERVLQVYRTEGQIPRDSFIAFQENLRNQFYPVGARDQATATAPVAPEVSAAPAVTTPEPQLTLPDETPAQARRSEQALSRDEKKELQIALRAAGFYDSAIDGSFGRGTRGAMSDWQLSKGFDPTGVLTTAQRKLLMDDYNAPLISVGMAEVLDSRAGISMQIPAAEVTFARYESPFAHYDSSGDLGARVLLISQRGDKNTLFGLYDIMQTLEIVPLTGPRERSSDSFTIEGRNGQIVSYTEASLNGGQIKGFTLIWPAGDEARRTRVLAAMRESFARIDGVLEDTAGSDLSQSVDLLADLEVRKPRLSRSGFFVSQNGAVITTSDVVAGCSRITLDHGYQATVTANAPESGFAILQPVERLAPMAVAGLSTQSPRLKSEVAASGFSYEGVLGAPSLTFGVLEDVKSLDGNTGVIRLDLSAQAGDAGGPVLDASGAVLGMLLPQEIKGRQLPEGVSFGVNAAALREALIAANIPMFVPAGSGAALPNEALVRQASGMTVLVSCWD